AGATTTTCTTAATTTAGAATCTCTGGAAAATGATACTAATTTGTTTGAATTTTCTTGatttagaatatttaaaaaaacgaTACCTCTGTACCTGTTATGGCGAGATGTATCAATTCTTCCTTTCGTGCGACCTCGTGCAGGCGCCACGTTATACAGCAACTCGCGACAGATAAAAGGATTGTATAGCCTTGTTAATGATTAAGAAATAACGAGGGTTAGTGAGTAATCCGAATGATGATTAACCATGtttagagatgtagagtttACCTTGCCATAGATTGACATCCGCATCACGAAAAATACGTACAACTATGCCACCTATGTGCATCTCCTTTTTCACAGTATTTATGATTAAATCGTGCACCACCCCCATAACATTTCGGTGGTCGCCATTGTTATCAAAGAAGCTTTTATCGATGATGACGGctgtttaaaaaaattctttttcacTGAACTTAATtcgattttatttctttctaagGATAATAACACCATCAAAGGATAATATCACTTGGAAGAAAAATTTCTTTTAGGTTTTGTTTTAAGAGGAAAATCACTCGTACCCATAGTAGCGTTGGTGGTAATTAGAGATGGAAAATTGTTGTAACTGTCCCCATAATTGACACACCAGAGGAGCAAGAGAACCGATATCATTTCTATTGACGAACTAAAATAACAGCGCGTCGTATTGTTCGTACGGTATATAACCGAGGACACCTGTGAATAATGTATCACTTCATTAGTTTGGCCGATTCGTTATTACAGGCTGAGCTGATCGCGATCACGAGCCGTATACCGAGTAAACCTAATGCAACTCGATGCACCGCGAATCACAAGAAAGGTCAGTTCTTTAATAACTAACTACCGAACGATCGAACCCCCGTGAAATTGAAACGAGACATTGTTTAGCCTAGTTGCGTGCGCTATCGAACTCATCGCGAAACTCGCCCTAAGCTTTTCAATATTATAATGTTCTcagaaaaatttatcaaaatgaAAGAGATAGACGAGAAATCAGATATGTATAATCCTTGAAAGTCGATAAAGTGAAGAGATTATATCcatactataaaaatgaaagTCTCCGCTACAGGCACGTAAAGAATTTTGTTCgcgttataatttatttatcatattgtTTGAGATAATAGTCTCACGTATGaatatactttttatatttttatttgtgcAATGTTCCTAACATTGTGTGCCTATACATGCTATATTACAATTCCAAGAATTACtaaaaatcgaagaaaataGAGATATGAAACAAACTGAAGAAACATCGAATAGCACTTTGGATCGGTCTACATGCAAAGTATCGACACCGAGTAATGTTATTACATATTTCGTTTGCGCGCGCGTTTGTCACAGCCAAGAGACAATTGTATTGTTTCATATCGGTTGGTGTACCACTTCCGTATAACGAAACCAGAGATAAAGCCTAGTTGCGTCGGTTGCATTATTCCAAGCCTACGCATCGACGTCGCTAATAAGAAAAAATCATCCATAGCTTGGTGATTTTATACTTCATCGTAGGAGCGTTTCAAATTCCTTTTGTTCGGTGTCGTACTTTGTTCCACTTTCGACTCGATGACTACACGCTATTATGTGTTACATATCaaagaaaataattatagaTTCTTActttaaatacttttattacagataaaattaattattacaatatatgtcatattaaaaattaaacgacTGATAATGGAAAGTagagaaaaatgtaattattatcGTCGTTTAGGAACGGAAGTCGATGTGTCGCAACTCACAACGCTTATCTACGACCAAGTCTTGCGTCTGGAAAGAAAGCAAACAATCCTCGATTTAAATCACCTCCCGTTTCGTTTCGCATTGATTATACTCTGGAATTCTCGACGTCAGATCAAACGAAATAACTCAGATATAACACACGATGCGTGATAAAAATTTTTTACAAACAAAGTTTAGAAGTTGACGAgttaaaagaaagaaagcatAAAGAGAGAAGGCAAAGAAGAGGCGCGAGAGTTATCTCTCGGGAATAGTCCGCGCTTCTATGTCCATTCGTGACAATTCGGGCAACGTCGTACGGTCGGAGGACGTGCATGCCTCTATTACCCGACAGTTGGCTCCGAATGTGTCGGAGAATCATGTAAGAACAGTACAATCCGTgtcgttatataccatacacgACGTATCCGTGCAACACGTACACATAGAGACGAACGAATATTTTTCTCCTCGGCAAATCTAGTCGACGTTAAAGACGTCGGGCTTAAAGCTTTTGTGAAATGTCAAGCACCATACATTATAATGGGTTGAATGTGTTCGGGAAAACTGTCAAACTAAACGTAAACGATAGAGCACCATTCGAAAGCAGAGGCGAACCAGTGAGAGGAATAGCACGGACGGGAAAAAGTGGGAGTGAAAGTGGAAAAATTCACTTTTTCAAAATTATACGAGGAGCAAAGGCACGTTCCTAGTAATACGTGAGGCTGCTGATGTTTCGCAAAAAACGATGGAGCCCGAGGAACCTCTGTTACAAGGGATCCTGCTGTTACCACCGCAGGGAATGTTAGGCCAGCTCAAGGTTGGTTAACGTTACTATGAATAAATGTTTGTTTCGAATTCTCACGATCCATTGACAAATTGGTTTTtcccatttatttatttatttatctgtatctttcaaagaaatatttgttatcGATGGCCACCGATTAGTGACCAATGAATTAACCTAAAACTCGCGCGATAAGTTCCAGACATTTCAAGCGTGTGCAATAACGCTGAATCGATCTTGGCACACGTCATTCTTGATTCATACCAATAGTTGTGATATTTCAAATACACAAAATCTTTCTTTTCAGTTTTTTTAACATTAAATTATCTATATTTAAAGGCAATTacattgtttatatcttttacaGAAATCTTGGCACAAAAGATTCTGTCAGCTGTTTAGGACTAGTAACTATGGGATCAAACGTGTAGAAATTTATGACAATCAAGAAGAAGCTATATTGCAGTTACATGCTCCTCGCATCATCACGTTAGATGCATGCATTAAAATAGCACCTAGCAATCAGTCACATGTATTTATTGTAAGTAAACATTTAACATAAGATTTAATATTTAGCAaacaatgaaatgaaatgattCAATTCCTTATTTTTGTTGTATGTAGGTTGTGACTAAATCAGGAATTCATTATTTTGGATGCTATTCGGAATCTGATATGAGTCATTGGATCACTGCATTCCAGTTAGTAGCATTTAAAGATAGCGTGTCTAATCAAACAATAGAGGAGAACAACGATCTGTACTGTACCAGTGGAGAAGGAGTATTTTCTGTGAAAGTGGTAGAGACAGATGCATCTAAGCGATGTGGTTTAGAAACTAGAAACTATACACTTGTAGTAGCTGCagttgatattaaattaatggaTGGGGATGTAGTTCTATTTACTTGGCCATATCGATATATCAGAAGATATGGTTACAAAgatggaaaatttatttttgaagcAGGGCGAAAATGTGAATCTGGAGAAGGTTCTTTTCGCTTGGAACACAGTAGTCAACAAGAAATTTTTCGTTGTATGTATTCCAAGATGAGGTCAATGAAAAAGTTAATGCATGAAGAAAATAGTGCAAACATTGACTGTAATGATGCTCAATATCACGCAGCCTTATCGATGGAAGCTGGATCTAGAGCAGCCTTACCCCCTTCTCCAAATAGTTCTGCTAACTTAATCGATATTGATTTTTCACCGCAAAATTCACAGAAACAGTCGACTTCATCATCTAATTTAGATACTAGTTCATCTTCTAAACCGTCTTTGTGTATCGGTAAACCGAAACCCGCGAAACCACCGCGAAAATACGTTTTCACCAGTTTGTTAGACAAAAAAAGCGTAGATACCGAAGTATCAGAGTTGCCTGCCTGTGGAGAATACAAAGCATTAAATCGCGATAATTCGCCAGAGATGTCTCAAAAAACGATAGGAAGTTCCATATTAGATGACGAAGAAAGACATCCTTACGACCTAGTAGAAGTAAGAAATGATGCATGGAAAACTCATGGTATTGACAATATACATCACACAGAGAGATTAAACTCGTTATTGCATAGTGATAAAGACAAAGAAAACGAGGATGATTTCCAATATGAAACGATGATGCCTGTTATATCGTCCCAAAGCTCTTCAAAGAGTAAGTCTAGTATTACGGATAGTCCAGTGACTTCAACAACTAATCATGTACCCAATGATGAATCTGATTACGACAAATTGGAGCATTTTGGTTCTGCAACTAAAATTACTCAAAAGGGCACATTCAAATTTGGAAACTTTAATAGCATGTCCCAAAATTCACATTCAAATGTATCCTTAAATACTTCTGTTGCTGATACCAGTGCTGCATGGTCCAATTATGATATTGTTGAAGATATGTCTGCTGTTAGATTAGCAGATGATAGTCATCTTGGATATGGTGTTATTAGAAAGAAAACAAATCAGTCTGATACTGCATCTACAAGCAGTAATATGGGTCCAAAGCATAAAGTCTTTAATAATAGTGAATATGCAATTGTGTCAAAACCAAAAAGGGTAtaaaaaatcaaaaataattTCAGTTAATAGCGACTAcacaaatatattaattatttctgcTCCAGAGATTCTTAGTTCTCGAAAATAATAACGAAATACTAGTCTACAGTATGACTAGGGTAAGCTGATTTTTATTGTGCTAAATAATGACAAAAATAAACAtgtcaatattttataatattataaaagtgCAGAAGTGAAATGACATATTTTTGTGCAAAGATTAGTTTAAGAAGTACTAGTCTACGTAATCACTGTCAATTATGtaagaataattatttttagagGCAAGATGATTTTAcacattttaataatatttaaaatatattattcaacAAATATTAAATACTAGTTTATCAATATTATAAATCTGAAAAAAATTGTTACtagtatttcaaaaatatcagaaTGACTGATTGCAATGAAAAGATACAGTGCCTTATATCACAAAACATAGTCTGATAACAAAGTCAAGCAGAATTTGGAAATTAACTTTGCATGTCATTCCAATATCTGGTGTACTTAGAgatttttaatgttattaatatcaataatattatcaccataattaattattcatagTCCATTATTATAATACTATTGCAAGTTGGACAGAAGTAGTGCCTTCAGAGATGTTTAAAGTTTACaatagaaatttttaaaaatataggaTTTACATATGCATGATAAGGAAAAAGCAATAAATCattccttttgtttttaatactatatacgtacatattttacatatatatatttgtattatacatatatacacatttataaaagatttaattatcATCTATATATTTCACTGTTAGTAAGAAAAGACatttttataacaaaatataatatgtatatgtacatattatttgATATACACAGAGAAGTATTCAATGCATAACACAATTAGAAATTTGCCATATAATTTCTACATGTGCCAAGATCTGTCATTTCTTTAAATGAAAatgttaaaatgttaaaaattaaatgttattgatattagatatataatatctaaatttgttttcgtaaaaaaaaaaatacatgtatatttaataCTCTGAATGAAGAGGCAAATCTTACAGAATTTGCATCATCTGATCTGAGGAACTTTGTTcaagaatatatattttttaccaaattgtatatattagaaatattatttacatgTAATATACAAACGCACAGTAGAAACAATGCTGTTCTTTTTTAGCAATTCTAACAGGAAGGATCAAAAAACATTTAAGTCTTTCTATATCAACCAAACTTTGGATATTATTGTTTCTCCATAATTATAACATAGCATTAAAAATACACATAGTCTACAATAAATTTAAaagtatttacatttatttagaTATATTTATGGCTATTTTGTCAAAATAAAAACTCCGCTTCCTGAACAACATTTCCTACGATTCTTCTGTAGATTTAACCTTTTTATTTTGATCGTGTGTTTCATTTTGCTCTTCTATTAAACGCTGTTCTCTTTCTTTATTATGTTGAATCAAATCATACTCCTCTTTAGCGACAACCTCGAGATATCCATCAACATCATTTTGAATTTTTCGTACGGTCTCTCCTTTTGCCGCCAATATTTTTTCGATATTCCTTTTGTCCTTTAATTCCTCGAACCACCCAAGATTATCAGCAATTAAGTGATTATTCTTGCAGCCGTCACAACGAATTATAACTACTCCTTTTTCGTATGCTAATTTCGATATAATTTTCCCATTTCGATAGTTACATTTTTTACATGTAAACATCACCTTTAGTTTTCCTACAACTTTGCCGAGAATATGTTTGTTAGAATCTTCTTCCTTGTTTTCTTCCGATAATTCGCTAAGATTCGTGTTCATCCGTATAAAAGTTAGCTTGTGTAGACTGACATTAAGTTTATCTTTCGAAATCAATGGAATCTGACATAAATTTATAGGTTCTCTCGTAAGAACCAGTCGCGTTCCACATCGAAGTATTTGTCGCAACGGAAACATGctgatttttcttcttttttaccaGATCTTTTATTATAGGTACActgtaatttattaaaaatatcatttactaaatttcttttaaattgtaATGATACTACCATTGATGATTAAACCAATTACTTACAGTAATATCTTTATTTCACGTACATGTTGATATGTTTACACGTGACAGGAAAGTCATGACTATTAATGTTGTGACATTTAATTATCATTTTCGTGATAGCGTATGCATACTCCCTCTGCTGAACACAGCATGAAATAACCCGCGCCAAATTCAAATTATAAAGTGATGTAGCTCAAGCAATGAAGAGAGAAAATTTgtctaaattaaatttaaattttacattGTAAAATTACAGAATTACATAAATTACTATACAGAAAATTGTAAACTAATTGAAAAATTGTAGAACTATTGTAAACTTGCAAATTGATTTGAATAAAACAATCTTATTTGCAAATAGACGAAGcacttaattatttaaaatgccTTCTCAAATTGCATAGGTTTAAGGAATAAGTTTTAAGAAATGAACAAGAGTTCAAGAAAATAGATAAGTATCGGTTAGGTATTGGCAAGTATTGGTAAGTATTAAGagaataaaataacataacAGGTATCCCAAATCTTTTGAAATTCCTGCATATGACGATATTTTCTGAGAAACTTCAAAAGCACAAAATTTTCCGACCTATTTTGCAGTTTTGTATCAGGAGAACATGATAGCATAAAAGATGACACAATTTAGGCGATTCTTGGAAATTACGTCACTTTCCAGGAATTTTTCGGAACTGAAGTTCTCAATATTTCGACCAATTTCTGGCCTGACTTCGTGATTTTGTATTAGAAGAACATGATAAATAATGAGATTGTAAAATGGTGCTAAACTACAATCGCTTAATGAAACTTCTTCCACATACATTTTATATGATTATTTTACCataaatattcttatttttcaTTGTGTAACCATTTCCAAGAAGGTCGTTGCTTCTGGTTGCTGTTGGTCGTTGCCGCTGTTCCTTGTCATATCCTGAATGTTGTTTATATACTCAATCCAAAAAGAACAATTTATTTCTCGTATTTAATTAAGCTTTGAGGCAAATTTTATGCTTTTACGCTCTTATCCTTCTCTAGCCGCCGTGGTTCGAATgcatgttttctttttctctctcgccGTACATACACACGTTTCTCCCGCCAAGACCCCCGGGAAGAAATATGTGTGTAGCTCGGTTATTGGTTGTTCAAGGCATTTATTCTTAGTGGGTACTTTTTGGCTGACTTCTTAACTAATTGCATTGAGGATCTCCCTATCCATCTGTGATTCTAGCTAATACTTCGATCTATCGAA
This sequence is a window from Bombus affinis isolate iyBomAffi1 chromosome 14, iyBomAffi1.2, whole genome shotgun sequence. Protein-coding genes within it:
- the LOC126924424 gene encoding uncharacterized protein LOC126924424 — its product is MFPLRQILRCGTRLVLTREPINLCQIPLISKDKLNVSLHKLTFIRMNTNLSELSEENKEEDSNKHILGKVVGKLKVMFTCKKCNYRNGKIISKLAYEKGVVIIRCDGCKNNHLIADNLGWFEELKDKRNIEKILAAKGETVRKIQNDVDGYLEVVAKEEYDLIQHNKEREQRLIEEQNETHDQNKKVKSTEES
- the LOC126924397 gene encoding docking protein 1, translated to MEPEEPLLQGILLLPPQGMLGQLKKSWHKRFCQLFRTSNYGIKRVEIYDNQEEAILQLHAPRIITLDACIKIAPSNQSHVFIVVTKSGIHYFGCYSESDMSHWITAFQLVAFKDSVSNQTIEENNDLYCTSGEGVFSVKVVETDASKRCGLETRNYTLVVAAVDIKLMDGDVVLFTWPYRYIRRYGYKDGKFIFEAGRKCESGEGSFRLEHSSQQEIFRCMYSKMRSMKKLMHEENSANIDCNDAQYHAALSMEAGSRAALPPSPNSSANLIDIDFSPQNSQKQSTSSSNLDTSSSSKPSLCIGKPKPAKPPRKYVFTSLLDKKSVDTEVSELPACGEYKALNRDNSPEMSQKTIGSSILDDEERHPYDLVEVRNDAWKTHGIDNIHHTERLNSLLHSDKDKENEDDFQYETMMPVISSQSSSKSKSSITDSPVTSTTNHVPNDESDYDKLEHFGSATKITQKGTFKFGNFNSMSQNSHSNVSLNTSVADTSAAWSNYDIVEDMSAVRLADDSHLGYGVIRKKTNQSDTASTSSNMGPKHKVFNNSEYAIVSKPKRV